Proteins co-encoded in one Halorussus salinus genomic window:
- a CDS encoding aminotransferase class I/II-fold pyridoxal phosphate-dependent enzyme: MDIPPFELERWFAEYEHEADIMLAESGIRSLEADRFDLNPGKLDYVIPTDGDPELRASVADRYDREADEVLFTCGTQEANLLAFLSLLDRDSHAVVVTPTYQALHAVPEAIGDVSRVSLDPPNWELDVDAVADAMRPETSVVVLNNPNNPTGRYHPEEKVRALYDLAADNDAYLLCDEVYRLLSSSPLPPVASMGEYGISTTSLTKAYGLAGLRFGWIAGPTEVVEPAWQWKDYTTISPSIFGQHLARQALGEREESILAENRELAAHNHERVREFVAEYDLAWHDPVGVNGFVSVPDEFDGSVEFCRTVVEAESVVLAPGESFGYDDYFRIGFGLPTDELEDGLARVGDCIERHR, encoded by the coding sequence ATGGACATCCCGCCTTTCGAACTCGAACGCTGGTTCGCCGAGTACGAACACGAGGCCGACATCATGCTCGCCGAGAGCGGCATCCGGAGCTTGGAGGCCGACCGATTCGACCTGAACCCCGGCAAACTCGACTACGTCATCCCGACCGACGGCGACCCCGAACTCCGGGCGAGCGTCGCGGACCGCTACGACCGCGAGGCCGACGAGGTGCTGTTCACCTGCGGCACGCAGGAGGCGAACCTGCTCGCGTTCCTGTCGCTCCTCGACCGAGACAGCCACGCGGTCGTCGTCACGCCGACCTATCAGGCGCTCCACGCCGTGCCCGAAGCAATCGGCGACGTGAGCAGGGTGTCGCTCGACCCGCCGAACTGGGAGTTGGACGTGGACGCGGTGGCCGACGCGATGCGGCCCGAGACCTCGGTCGTGGTCCTGAACAACCCGAACAACCCGACCGGACGCTACCACCCCGAGGAGAAGGTCCGGGCGCTCTACGACCTCGCGGCCGACAACGACGCCTACCTGCTCTGCGACGAGGTGTACCGCCTGCTGTCGTCGTCCCCCTTGCCGCCGGTGGCGAGCATGGGAGAGTACGGTATCAGTACGACCAGTCTCACCAAGGCGTACGGACTCGCTGGCCTGCGGTTCGGTTGGATTGCGGGACCGACGGAGGTCGTCGAACCGGCGTGGCAGTGGAAAGACTACACCACCATCTCGCCGTCCATCTTCGGCCAGCACCTCGCCCGGCAGGCGCTGGGGGAGCGCGAGGAGTCGATTCTGGCCGAGAACCGGGAACTCGCGGCGCACAACCACGAGCGCGTCCGGGAGTTCGTCGCCGAGTACGACTTGGCGTGGCACGACCCGGTGGGCGTCAACGGCTTCGTCTCGGTGCCCGACGAGTTCGACGGGAGCGTCGAGTTCTGCCGGACCGTGGTCGAAGCAGAGAGCGTCGTCCTCGCGCCGGGCGAGTCGTTCGGCTACGACGACTACTTCCGTATCGGGTTCGGCCTGCCGACCGACGAACTGGAAGACGGTCTCGCACGGGTCGGCGACTGCATCGAGCGCCACCGCTGA
- a CDS encoding translation initiation factor IF-5A, whose amino-acid sequence MAKEQKEVRDLQEGNYVMIEDAACEINSYSTAKPGKHGSAKARIEAEGVFDGKKRSLSQPVDAKIWVPIINRKQGQVVSVESADVAQVMDLETYETITIATPGDVSLSPDDEIEYLEMEEQRKILE is encoded by the coding sequence ATGGCAAAAGAGCAGAAGGAAGTGCGGGACCTGCAGGAAGGCAACTACGTGATGATCGAGGACGCGGCGTGCGAAATCAACTCCTACAGCACGGCCAAGCCGGGCAAGCACGGCAGTGCGAAAGCCCGCATCGAGGCCGAGGGCGTCTTCGACGGCAAGAAGCGTAGTCTCTCCCAGCCCGTCGACGCCAAGATTTGGGTCCCCATCATCAACCGGAAACAGGGGCAGGTCGTCTCCGTCGAGAGCGCCGACGTGGCGCAGGTCATGGACCTCGAAACCTACGAGACCATCACCATCGCGACCCCCGGTGACGTTTCGCTGTCCCCCGACGACGAGATCGAGTACCTCGAAATGGAAGAGCAGCGCAAGATTCTCGAATAG
- the speB gene encoding agmatinase, whose translation MFPGASADREEAAYVVVGAPLDVSTTFQPGARFGPERIRRFARTYDDYDARTDQHFSDLAVHDHGDVRAWDDAAEYLDYLEGVATDAVWDDAVPLLLGGEHTVTVAGVRAADPDIFVCLDAHLDLREEYDGNELSHATVTRHALDVADEAILLGARTGSEDEWNRASESDMTVVPPEEVADWSPDFDAETDIYLSVDIDGADPGFAPGTGTMEPFGMTPREMRDVVREVAATGAVAGFDVVEVNDRDDGQAAALGGKLLREFVFADADANATDPV comes from the coding sequence ATGTTTCCCGGCGCGTCCGCCGACCGCGAGGAGGCCGCCTACGTGGTCGTCGGCGCGCCACTCGACGTGTCCACGACGTTCCAACCCGGTGCCCGGTTCGGCCCGGAGCGCATCCGGCGGTTCGCCCGGACCTACGACGACTACGACGCGCGCACCGACCAGCACTTCTCGGACCTCGCGGTCCACGACCACGGCGACGTGCGGGCGTGGGACGACGCCGCGGAGTATCTCGACTATCTGGAGGGCGTCGCCACCGACGCGGTGTGGGACGACGCCGTGCCACTGCTCCTCGGCGGCGAACACACCGTCACGGTCGCGGGCGTCCGCGCGGCCGACCCCGACATCTTCGTCTGTCTCGACGCGCACCTCGACTTGCGCGAGGAGTACGACGGCAACGAGTTGAGCCACGCGACCGTGACCCGCCACGCCCTCGACGTGGCCGACGAGGCGATACTCCTCGGCGCGCGAACCGGGAGCGAGGACGAGTGGAATCGCGCCAGCGAGTCGGACATGACGGTCGTACCCCCCGAGGAGGTCGCCGACTGGTCGCCCGACTTCGACGCGGAAACTGACATCTACCTCAGCGTGGACATCGACGGCGCGGACCCCGGATTCGCGCCCGGCACGGGCACGATGGAGCCGTTCGGGATGACGCCCCGCGAGATGCGCGACGTGGTGCGCGAGGTGGCCGCCACGGGCGCTGTCGCCGGATTCGACGTGGTGGAGGTCAACGACCGCGACGACGGACAGGCCGCCGCGCTCGGTGGGAAACTGCTCCGCGAGTTCGTCTTCGCGGACGCCGACGCGAACGCGACGGATCCGGTGTAG
- a CDS encoding Nif3-like dinuclear metal center hexameric protein, translated as MNLSEIVARYDEELRTSDYADVDASANGLQVGPDDREVETVAFAVDAAEQTIEAAADRGADLLVTHHGLSWGGIERVTGRQHDRIAPLIENDVALYVSHLPLDGHQELGNAAGIADLLGLESREPFGELGPEHVGQRGIAPDPIPTDRLRETLESELDHFGQGVRVLDFGPEEIEEVAVLTGSGVDWLDEAVESGVDALITGEGKQKAYHEAREAGITVLLGGHYATETFGVRSLRSLADDWGLETTYIDAPTGL; from the coding sequence ATGAACCTCTCCGAAATCGTCGCCCGATACGACGAGGAGCTACGCACGAGCGACTACGCCGACGTGGACGCGAGTGCCAACGGCTTGCAGGTCGGCCCCGACGACCGCGAGGTCGAGACCGTCGCGTTCGCGGTGGACGCCGCCGAGCAGACCATCGAGGCCGCGGCCGACCGGGGTGCCGACCTGCTGGTGACCCACCACGGCCTCTCGTGGGGCGGCATCGAGCGCGTGACCGGCCGCCAGCACGACCGCATCGCGCCGCTAATCGAGAACGACGTGGCGCTGTACGTCTCCCACCTCCCGCTCGACGGCCATCAGGAGCTGGGCAACGCCGCCGGAATCGCGGACCTCCTCGGTCTCGAATCGCGCGAACCGTTCGGCGAGTTGGGGCCGGAACACGTCGGCCAGCGCGGTATCGCCCCCGACCCCATCCCGACCGACCGCCTGCGCGAGACGCTGGAATCGGAACTCGACCACTTCGGACAGGGCGTGCGCGTCCTCGACTTCGGGCCGGAAGAAATCGAGGAGGTCGCCGTCCTGACCGGGAGCGGCGTCGATTGGCTGGACGAGGCGGTCGAATCGGGCGTGGACGCCCTGATTACCGGCGAAGGCAAGCAGAAGGCCTACCACGAGGCGCGGGAGGCGGGGATTACCGTCCTCCTCGGGGGCCACTACGCCACCGAGACGTTCGGCGTCCGGTCGCTCCGGTCGCTCGCCGACGACTGGGGTCTCGAAACGACGTACATCGACGCGCCGACCGGACTGTAG
- a CDS encoding DUF488 domain-containing protein, giving the protein MPELRDTYHAALQHGHATPDDEDLVVGVVRRPSYGIETHLDRNDPRLAPPDDLLSEFKTLADERDDLTHDEVWDRVDFGARYRDHLRTSAARAAMDDLLDALDSRNVWLVCYENTDDKRCHRTILRDVLRERRDR; this is encoded by the coding sequence ATGCCCGAACTCCGCGACACCTACCACGCCGCGCTCCAACACGGCCACGCGACTCCCGACGACGAGGACCTCGTGGTCGGCGTCGTGCGCCGCCCCTCGTACGGCATCGAGACCCACCTCGACCGCAACGACCCGCGACTCGCGCCGCCCGACGACCTCCTGAGCGAGTTCAAGACCCTCGCCGACGAGCGCGACGACCTGACCCACGACGAGGTGTGGGACCGCGTGGACTTCGGCGCGCGCTACCGCGACCACCTTCGAACGAGCGCGGCGCGGGCCGCGATGGACGACCTCCTCGACGCGCTCGACTCGCGGAACGTGTGGCTGGTCTGCTACGAGAACACCGACGACAAGCGGTGTCACCGGACGATTCTTCGGGACGTACTCCGCGAGCGACGCGACCGGTAG